The window GCTGTTCCAATTGCTACCACTCACATACTAGTGTTGTTCTAATTGCTACTTATCTCTTAGTAGTGCTATtctagttgctacttatgatgtagTAGTGTTGTTCTAAATGCTACTTATCACTTGTATTTGTCTTTTAAATGGTACCTAGCTGGAGCTTGGAGCATGATGCTAGTTGGAGGCTTGGAGCATGGAAGCTGGAGCTTTTTCAATGGAACAAGACCTCCCCGTCCatgctttcatggatttcttttggAGTTGTTGTTCGTTGTGATGCTTTGATGGTTGTCTTTTGGAGCTGTTTCTATGTGAAATCCTTTAAATTCCTAGAGTTGGTTGTACTGAAGTATTTAAACTTTGAACTATGATGTGATGGTTGTGGACTGTAAGTTTAGAACTAATGTGCGTGAGGGTCATATTGGACTGACGCTCTTATATTAATCCCTAGAGCTAATTTGCTAAACATTATATGATTACTCCTGATGGTTGTTGGGCTGCTATGCTTTTGCTTAGCTTGATTTCAAATTTCTGTGAATGTTTGGTCAaatttcggccgaatttcggccaaATTTCGGCCAAATTTTGTCTGAAAATTCAAAATTTGATTTTATAATTTCGTCCGAAATTTTGCCGTAATTTTTGAAATGACCGAAATTCGGCCATTTCGTTCAGGGCCGAAAAAAATGGCAAACCGAAAATCAAAACGCAGACCCCATCGCGGTTGCGTGAACGCAcctcccgtgccgccgccgagatgcGCACCGCCCAGCCTCGCCGCCGCTGCCGGAGAAAGTCGGGGATGCGGGCGAGTGGCGCGGCGGCGTCGACGCCGGCAGGTTCGACCTACTCGCCGTCATCTCGCAGGGCGTCGATTTCGCCCACCTATTCGGCGATGGAGGACGACGACCTCCTGATGGAGATACTCGTGCGGCTCCCCCCGCGACCTTCCTCCCTCCCCCGCGTCTCCTCTGTCTGCAAGCGCTGGCGACGCATCGTCTCCGACCCCCAATTCCTCCGCCGCTTCTGCGCCCACCACCGGGAACCCCCCATCGTCGGCGTGTTCTTCAACTCCAGCTTCATTGAAACCCCCTTCAGGTCGACTCTCAATCCGCCGGACCTCATCCCGCCCGAGCTCTTCTCCCCGCGCCTCGACGACATCTGGTCCGTCCACAGCTGCCGCCACGGCCGCGTCCTCTTCACCAGCAGCGCCCGTACCGGCAGGGGCTGCCGCCAGGTCCTAGTGTGGGATCCCGTCGCAGGCGACCGCCGCTGCATAGGCAGTCCAACGCAGCTGGGTGGTCACGACTGGAGCGAGTCCCGTGTGCAAGCGGATGTGCTCTGTGCTGCCGGCGACAAGGGCCACGTGCATGGTGCCTGCCATTCGAGCCCCTTCAAGGTGGTCTTGGCGTGCGTCAGCAAGGGCGTCGCACGAGCTTGTGTCTACTCCTCGGAGATGGGAGCCTGGGCCGAGCTCATCTCAACCTTGGTTCCATTTGATATGTCTCCTTCTCTTGGCAGTAGAAGCATCCTGCTTGGGAATTCACTGTGCTGGTTCATTTTTGGCCCTCAGGTGGATATCCTTGAGCTTAATCTTGACAGACAGAGCCTAGCCGTGATCGAGGTGCCACCACATGCCTACGCCAACCATCAGGGACTTTATTTGAGTACTCTGGGTGGCGCGCTTGGTTTCATCGTCATGTCGGAATCCTACAAAGCACAACTATGGGAGAGGACGACTGATTTTGACGGTGTTGCTGGGTGGATGCCGGGACAGACTATCGAGTTGCGCAGGCTTCTCCCTCTGAAATCAGGGGAGTGGATCAAAAGAGTAATGTTTATTGCTGGGGATGAATCTGATAATGTGGCATTTCTGTCAACATCTAGGGGCATCTTCATGGTCCATCTCGAGTCATTGCAGTTTGAGGAGATCTTTAAAAGCAACCCTGATAATCGGCTGTCCACTATCTATCCATATCCATTCAAAAGTttctttgctgctgctgctgcaggtaATAACATGCATTTACATGGCATTATAACGAAAATATAGTATTTCTCTGATGGTTttgtttggcaagtgttggactggCTATTTAATTTCCTTTATATCAATTATTATTATTTCTTTGGCTGCTTGATGAAGTATTGTTGTTGTATTTGATATTGTTATTCAGAAAATAACATAGCAGATCATATTATATTGCTCACTCACTTTCCTATTGCCGCTGTTTGAAACTTGTATTATGTAAATTCATATTTGTATGGACATGGTACAGATCATTGTGGCATCCACGAGATATGTAATAATTGGAAAttggcaagaatctgaacaactaaTCTTTTATTGGTACAAAATGCTGGATTGTGTAACCGAACAAGTTAACATAA is drawn from Triticum dicoccoides isolate Atlit2015 ecotype Zavitan chromosome 4A, WEW_v2.0, whole genome shotgun sequence and contains these coding sequences:
- the LOC119284035 gene encoding putative F-box/LRR-repeat/kelch-repeat protein At1g11620 — its product is MRASGAAASTPAGSTYSPSSRRASISPTYSAMEDDDLLMEILVRLPPRPSSLPRVSSVCKRWRRIVSDPQFLRRFCAHHREPPIVGVFFNSSFIETPFRSTLNPPDLIPPELFSPRLDDIWSVHSCRHGRVLFTSSARTGRGCRQVLVWDPVAGDRRCIGSPTQLGGHDWSESRVQADVLCAAGDKGHVHGACHSSPFKVVLACVSKGVARACVYSSEMGAWAELISTLVPFDMSPSLGSRSILLGNSLCWFIFGPQVDILELNLDRQSLAVIEVPPHAYANHQGLYLSTLGGALGFIVMSESYKAQLWERTTDFDGVAGWMPGQTIELRRLLPLKSGEWIKRVMFIAGDESDNVAFLSTSRGIFMVHLESLQFEEIFKSNPDNRLSTIYPYPFKSFFAAAAAGLSNLDERGQGEGRAGGTMHQ